In a genomic window of Aeromonas veronii:
- a CDS encoding SDR family oxidoreductase, with protein MGHIIVTGAGSGLGRALTIGLVERGHQVSMMGRRYQRLQEQEQLLGSAVIGIAADLAHHEEVDVAFAAAVEWGGLPELVLHCAGVGEFGPVGVYTAEQIRRVVESNLISTILVAQQTVRLIGEKGGVLANVLSSAAQVGKANESLYCASKWGMRGFLESLRAELKGSPLRLVNLYPSGIRSEFWDNSDHVDPSGFMTPEDAAAYMLDALEARSSCHVTDLFIGRNP; from the coding sequence ATGGGCCACATCATAGTGACAGGCGCCGGTTCCGGTCTGGGCCGGGCCTTAACCATCGGACTGGTTGAGCGGGGCCATCAGGTTTCCATGATGGGGCGCCGTTATCAGCGACTGCAGGAGCAGGAGCAACTGCTCGGCAGCGCGGTGATCGGCATCGCCGCCGATCTGGCGCACCATGAAGAGGTCGATGTCGCCTTCGCCGCTGCGGTGGAGTGGGGCGGCTTGCCCGAGCTGGTGCTGCACTGCGCCGGCGTGGGCGAGTTTGGCCCGGTCGGTGTCTACACCGCCGAGCAGATCCGCCGGGTGGTGGAGAGCAATCTCATCTCCACCATTCTGGTGGCTCAGCAGACGGTGCGGCTCATCGGCGAGAAAGGCGGAGTACTGGCCAATGTGCTCTCCTCCGCCGCGCAGGTGGGCAAGGCCAACGAGAGCCTCTACTGCGCCTCCAAATGGGGGATGCGCGGCTTTCTCGAGTCGTTGCGCGCCGAGCTGAAAGGCTCGCCGTTGCGGCTGGTCAACCTCTACCCGAGCGGGATCCGCAGCGAATTCTGGGACAACTCGGATCACGTGGACCCGAGCGGCTTCATGACCCCGGAAGATGCGGCGGCCTATATGCTCGACGCACTGGAAGCCAGAAGCAGCTGCCACGTGACCGACCTCTTTATCGGTCGCAATCCCTGA
- a CDS encoding chromosome partitioning protein ParB, protein MKAWLLLACVLSQGAWALAPCQRDTAVGNWCEIGIDALHPTQGGVGQLQVDETQATLAGMSAKQLDKLMKKKEIPVVIAPDGGYWLVDRHHFTKALWQQGLTEARVKVIGRLQDKANFWSQMQNNRWAWLKDEKGQPLTPEQLPTRIDQLPDYPYRTLAGLLQDAGYFRKDKQVYFAEFAWASWLGKQMQWMTVDSANLAARLQQAKQLACGSDARDLPGYPGKQCRLNQSKTAP, encoded by the coding sequence ATGAAAGCATGGTTATTGCTGGCCTGTGTGTTGAGCCAGGGTGCCTGGGCGTTGGCCCCGTGCCAGCGCGACACGGCGGTGGGCAACTGGTGCGAGATCGGCATCGATGCCTTGCACCCGACTCAGGGGGGCGTCGGCCAGCTTCAGGTCGATGAGACCCAAGCCACATTAGCGGGTATGAGCGCAAAGCAGCTCGACAAGTTGATGAAAAAGAAAGAGATCCCCGTAGTGATTGCGCCGGATGGCGGCTACTGGCTGGTGGACAGGCACCATTTTACCAAGGCGCTGTGGCAACAGGGCCTCACAGAGGCCCGGGTCAAGGTGATTGGCCGCCTGCAGGACAAGGCCAACTTCTGGAGCCAGATGCAGAACAATCGCTGGGCCTGGCTCAAGGATGAGAAGGGGCAGCCGCTGACCCCGGAGCAGTTGCCGACTCGCATCGACCAGCTGCCTGATTACCCCTATCGCACTCTGGCTGGATTGCTGCAGGATGCGGGCTACTTTCGCAAGGACAAGCAGGTCTATTTCGCCGAGTTTGCCTGGGCCAGCTGGCTCGGCAAGCAGATGCAGTGGATGACGGTGGACAGTGCCAATCTGGCGGCCCGTCTGCAACAGGCCAAACAGCTCGCCTGCGGTAGCGATGCAAGGGACTTGCCCGGCTATCCCGGCAAGCAGTGCCGCCTCAATCAATCCAAAACCGCGCCGTGA
- the dusA gene encoding tRNA dihydrouridine(20/20a) synthase DusA, whose product MQAQRFSIAPMLDWTDRHCRYFHRLMSRQTLLYTEMVTTGAIIHGKGDYLGYSEQEHPISLQLGGSNPADLARCAKLAEERGYDEVNINVGCPSDRVQNGRFGACLMGEPALVADCVKAMRDVVDIPVTVKTRIGIDDQDSYEFLQAFIEQVRDAGCDTFIVHARKAWLSGLSPKENREIPPLDYPRVYRVKQDYPELTIALNGGVTSMEQTLEHLQHVDGVMMGREAYQNPYILAQVDNQVFGQNNAVPSRHEVVRMMLPYIEQELAKGNYLSHMTRHMLGLFQNMQGARAWRRHLSENACKPGADIQVVLDAMAKVPEFASSETAE is encoded by the coding sequence ATGCAGGCGCAGCGTTTTTCCATCGCCCCCATGCTGGACTGGACTGATCGGCATTGCCGTTACTTTCATCGATTGATGAGTCGCCAGACCTTGCTCTATACCGAAATGGTGACCACCGGCGCCATCATCCACGGCAAGGGGGATTATCTGGGTTACAGCGAGCAGGAGCACCCCATCTCCCTGCAGTTGGGTGGCAGCAATCCGGCCGATCTGGCGCGCTGTGCCAAGCTGGCTGAGGAGCGCGGCTATGACGAGGTAAACATCAACGTTGGTTGCCCTTCCGATCGGGTGCAGAACGGCCGCTTTGGTGCCTGCCTGATGGGGGAACCGGCGTTGGTGGCTGACTGCGTCAAGGCGATGCGCGATGTGGTCGATATTCCGGTGACGGTGAAGACCCGCATCGGTATTGACGATCAGGACTCCTACGAATTTTTGCAGGCTTTTATCGAACAGGTCCGTGACGCCGGTTGCGACACCTTCATCGTGCACGCGCGCAAGGCGTGGCTGAGCGGCTTGAGCCCCAAGGAGAACCGCGAGATCCCGCCCCTCGATTATCCCCGCGTCTATCGGGTCAAGCAGGATTACCCGGAGCTCACCATCGCCCTCAACGGCGGTGTTACCTCCATGGAGCAGACTCTCGAGCACCTGCAGCATGTGGACGGCGTCATGATGGGACGTGAAGCCTATCAGAACCCCTACATTCTGGCGCAGGTGGACAATCAGGTATTCGGCCAGAACAATGCCGTGCCGAGCCGCCACGAGGTGGTGCGGATGATGCTGCCCTATATCGAGCAGGAGCTGGCCAAGGGCAACTACCTCTCCCACATGACCCGCCACATGCTGGGGCTGTTCCAGAACATGCAGGGGGCGCGTGCCTGGCGCCGTCACCTGAGTGAGAACGCCTGCAAGCCGGGAGCGGATATTCAGGTGGTGCTGGATGCCATGGCCAAGGTGCCGGAGTTTGCCAGCAGCGAGACGGCCGAATAA
- a CDS encoding DUF2753 domain-containing protein, translated as MTSQSWQRYMLEAERAWQAGSLGAAICFYQQALGDVYEMTQVELTELATMRVATCHRLADFWRAMDEPTYELRYLKLASELVTALVPQCPNRECEALISELGCCRGALLALLKRHPNPEIAKLIQLQDKVQGCELIGRFRLN; from the coding sequence ATGACATCGCAAAGTTGGCAACGATACATGCTGGAGGCGGAGCGTGCCTGGCAGGCCGGTTCGCTGGGGGCGGCGATCTGCTTTTATCAGCAGGCGCTGGGGGATGTTTACGAGATGACCCAGGTCGAGTTGACCGAGCTGGCCACCATGCGGGTCGCCACCTGTCACCGGCTGGCCGACTTCTGGCGGGCGATGGATGAGCCGACTTATGAGCTGCGCTACCTGAAACTCGCCTCCGAACTGGTGACTGCGCTGGTGCCACAATGCCCGAACCGGGAGTGCGAGGCGCTGATCAGCGAGCTGGGTTGCTGTCGCGGTGCCCTGCTCGCCCTCTTGAAGCGCCACCCCAACCCCGAAATAGCCAAACTGATCCAGTTGCAGGACAAGGTACAGGGCTGCGAGCTGATCGGCCGTTTTCGCCTCAACTGA
- a CDS encoding copper chaperone PCu(A)C → MFKRAFYSLLVLGMTAPALAKVEAVDGYVRLLPPGSPNTAAFMVLKNDADQPVKLVAAASAAAGRAELHTHLHENGVMKMRQVENIEIPAKGEAVLKPGSLHIMLFEVGTLSEQTPFPLTLTMDDGQKLDLSLPVKPIEPMAEMKHMKH, encoded by the coding sequence ATGTTTAAACGTGCGTTTTATTCTCTGCTGGTTCTGGGTATGACGGCACCTGCACTGGCCAAGGTCGAGGCTGTCGACGGCTATGTGCGCCTGTTGCCGCCTGGCTCCCCCAACACTGCCGCCTTTATGGTGCTGAAGAATGACGCCGACCAGCCGGTCAAGCTGGTGGCGGCGGCTTCTGCTGCGGCCGGGCGTGCCGAGCTGCACACTCATCTGCACGAAAATGGCGTGATGAAGATGCGTCAGGTCGAGAATATCGAGATCCCGGCCAAGGGCGAAGCGGTGCTGAAACCGGGCAGCCTGCACATCATGCTGTTCGAGGTGGGCACGCTCTCCGAGCAGACCCCTTTCCCGCTCACCCTCACCATGGATGATGGTCAGAAGCTGGATCTGTCACTGCCGGTGAAGCCGATTGAGCCGATGGCAGAGATGAAGCATATGAAGCACTGA
- a CDS encoding enoyl-CoA hydratase-related protein — translation MAPILIAEQQDGLLTLTLNRPDKRNALNTELYEQLVAVLREAAADEEVHVLLLQGQQDCFTAGNDLADFMGKSALEPDDPILQFLHTLADFPKPVIAAVGGPAVGIGTTILLHCDLVYLADNARLQLPFVELGLVPEFASSLLLPRLVGHLKAAELLLLAEAIDAEEALRLGLANKVVAADGLLPFAREQGLKLAAKPPRALQKSKALLKQELKQAVHFVIDLEARAFAQALQGEEAQQRIAQKLKRRG, via the coding sequence ATGGCCCCCATTCTCATTGCCGAGCAGCAGGATGGCTTGCTCACCCTGACGCTCAACCGCCCCGACAAGCGCAACGCCCTCAATACCGAGCTGTATGAGCAACTGGTGGCGGTGCTGCGAGAGGCGGCGGCCGATGAAGAGGTGCATGTCCTGCTGTTGCAGGGGCAGCAAGATTGCTTTACCGCGGGCAATGATCTGGCCGACTTTATGGGCAAGAGCGCACTGGAGCCCGACGACCCCATACTGCAGTTCCTCCACACCCTGGCCGATTTCCCCAAACCCGTGATCGCCGCTGTTGGCGGCCCGGCAGTGGGGATCGGCACCACCATTCTGCTGCACTGCGATTTGGTCTATCTGGCGGATAACGCCCGCTTGCAGCTCCCCTTCGTCGAGCTGGGGCTGGTGCCGGAGTTCGCCTCCAGCCTGCTGCTGCCGCGTCTGGTGGGGCACCTCAAGGCGGCCGAGCTGTTGCTGCTGGCCGAGGCGATCGATGCCGAGGAGGCGCTGCGGCTCGGGCTGGCCAACAAGGTGGTGGCGGCCGATGGGTTGCTCCCCTTTGCCCGCGAGCAGGGGCTGAAGCTGGCAGCCAAACCGCCCAGGGCGCTGCAAAAGAGCAAGGCGCTGCTGAAACAGGAGCTCAAACAGGCGGTGCACTTCGTCATCGATCTGGAGGCGCGCGCCTTCGCGCAGGCCCTGCAAGGGGAAGAGGCGCAGCAACGGATCGCTCAAAAGCTCAAACGGCGGGGCTGA
- a CDS encoding TIGR04219 family outer membrane beta-barrel protein, with protein MKKTLIAGFVLALCSQSAMAADDWRFAAGADVWAAKGSGQAYGTSADGSYDDSYNWNGYLQLEHGIIFLPNAKFEVSDFSTSGGNFKNDLNAYDLSLYYRLFNNDLFKIDLGMTGRHYDGEQVYVGRKGYDEDTLMAFAGSEVKIPGTGISFFGDLRTHDADNYDYRLGGAYKFSSMPIKLRAGWREAKVDFANIDQSVNGWFMGGEFTF; from the coding sequence ATGAAAAAGACGCTGATTGCCGGTTTTGTGCTGGCTCTGTGCAGCCAGAGTGCCATGGCCGCTGACGACTGGCGTTTTGCCGCCGGTGCCGACGTATGGGCCGCCAAGGGCAGTGGTCAGGCTTATGGCACCAGTGCTGATGGCAGCTATGACGACAGCTACAACTGGAACGGCTATCTGCAGCTGGAACACGGCATCATCTTCCTGCCGAACGCCAAGTTTGAAGTCTCCGATTTCAGCACCTCCGGCGGCAACTTCAAGAACGATCTGAATGCCTACGATCTGAGCCTCTACTACCGTCTGTTCAACAACGATCTGTTCAAGATCGATCTGGGTATGACCGGCCGTCACTACGATGGCGAGCAGGTTTACGTCGGTCGCAAGGGTTATGACGAAGATACCCTGATGGCCTTTGCCGGCAGCGAAGTGAAGATCCCGGGCACCGGTATCTCTTTCTTCGGCGACCTGCGCACTCATGATGCGGACAACTATGACTACCGTCTGGGTGGCGCATACAAGTTCTCCTCCATGCCGATCAAGCTGCGTGCCGGCTGGCGTGAAGCCAAAGTAGACTTCGCCAATATCGATCAGTCTGTTAATGGTTGGTTTATGGGCGGCGAATTCACTTTCTAA
- the srmB gene encoding ATP-dependent RNA helicase SrmB — protein MSQSFDDFDLHPALNRALAEMGFTRPTTIQQMVLEPALDGRDILASAPTGTGKTASFLLPALQHLLDFPRRKPGPCRMLILTPTRELALQVTAHAKALAAHTNLSIETIIGGVSHEEQLPALTKTTDIVVATPGRLLEYIEKEEFESHDIEVLVLDEADRMLDMGFIKDVNRIVAEARYRKHTMLFSATLEGAGLEKFANEILNDPVELHAEPPRSERRPITQWIHLADDAAHKLALLIHILKDPETQKAIVFVKTRERLAELSGQLQAAGIPCAWIRGEMEQSKRIESIRKFHEGEVPFLIATDVAARGIDLPNVSHVINYDMPYGTDVYVHRIGRTGRAGNRGCAISLVEAHDMAMVAKIERYTEERLKRRVIDELRPKHKEARVPVKKKKPVDKKKSAKKKKKK, from the coding sequence ATGAGCCAGTCCTTTGATGATTTCGACCTGCACCCCGCCCTCAACCGGGCCTTGGCCGAGATGGGATTCACCCGCCCCACTACCATCCAGCAGATGGTGCTGGAGCCAGCCCTGGACGGCCGCGATATTCTGGCATCCGCTCCAACCGGTACCGGCAAAACAGCCTCCTTCCTGCTGCCGGCACTCCAGCACCTGCTGGACTTCCCGCGCCGCAAGCCGGGCCCCTGCCGCATGCTGATCCTGACCCCGACCCGCGAGCTGGCGCTGCAGGTGACCGCCCACGCCAAGGCGCTGGCGGCGCACACCAACCTCAGCATCGAGACCATCATCGGCGGCGTCAGCCATGAAGAGCAGCTGCCTGCCCTGACCAAGACCACCGATATCGTAGTGGCCACCCCGGGTCGTCTGCTCGAGTACATCGAGAAAGAGGAGTTCGAGAGCCACGACATCGAGGTGCTGGTGCTGGACGAAGCGGACCGTATGCTGGACATGGGCTTTATCAAGGATGTGAACCGCATCGTGGCCGAAGCGCGCTACCGCAAGCACACCATGCTGTTCTCCGCCACGCTGGAAGGGGCTGGCCTTGAGAAGTTCGCCAACGAGATCCTCAACGATCCGGTCGAGCTGCATGCCGAGCCGCCCCGCAGCGAACGTCGCCCCATCACCCAGTGGATCCATCTGGCCGATGACGCCGCCCACAAGCTGGCGCTGCTGATCCATATCCTGAAGGATCCGGAAACCCAGAAAGCCATCGTCTTCGTCAAGACCCGCGAGCGTCTGGCGGAGCTCTCCGGCCAGCTGCAGGCGGCGGGCATCCCGTGCGCCTGGATCCGTGGTGAGATGGAGCAGAGCAAGCGTATCGAGTCGATCCGCAAGTTCCACGAAGGTGAGGTGCCCTTCCTGATCGCCACCGACGTCGCCGCCCGTGGTATCGACCTGCCCAACGTCAGCCATGTCATCAACTATGACATGCCCTACGGCACCGATGTTTACGTCCACCGTATCGGTCGTACCGGCCGCGCTGGCAACCGTGGCTGCGCCATCAGCCTGGTAGAAGCCCACGACATGGCGATGGTCGCCAAGATCGAACGCTACACCGAGGAGCGCCTCAAGCGCCGGGTGATCGACGAGCTACGCCCGAAACACAAGGAAGCGCGGGTGCCGGTGAAGAAGAAAAAGCCGGTCGACAAGAAGAAGTCCGCCAAGAAGAAAAAGAAGAAGTGA
- the zur gene encoding zinc uptake transcriptional repressor Zur: MNQDQLLQRAERLCIQRGIRFTPTRRQVFRLLAAHGNAISAYDLLAQLQQTEANAKPPTVYRALDFLLEQGFAHKVESLNAFIFCCHFDHAHPMQLLICDECGDVVELHDTAIDSAFSEQAHLHGFTITNKTIEAHGQCARCTPTVGRHHEG; the protein is encoded by the coding sequence ATGAATCAAGACCAACTTTTACAACGAGCCGAGCGACTCTGTATACAGCGAGGGATCCGCTTCACCCCGACCCGACGTCAGGTATTTCGCCTGCTGGCGGCACACGGCAACGCCATCAGCGCCTATGATTTGTTAGCCCAACTGCAACAAACCGAAGCCAATGCCAAGCCGCCAACCGTCTATCGGGCACTCGATTTTTTGCTCGAACAGGGCTTTGCTCACAAGGTGGAATCTCTCAACGCGTTTATCTTCTGCTGCCACTTCGATCACGCTCATCCGATGCAGTTGCTGATCTGCGACGAGTGCGGCGATGTGGTCGAACTTCACGATACGGCGATCGATAGCGCGTTTTCCGAGCAGGCCCACTTGCATGGTTTTACTATTACCAATAAGACGATAGAGGCACATGGCCAATGTGCTCGCTGTACGCCCACTGTAGGAAGGCATCATGAAGGCTGA
- the brnQ gene encoding branched-chain amino acid transport system II carrier protein, which produces MTFAFYLGAGNIIFPPLAGYMAGEHLSLAMLGFLVTAVGLPLITIIAVAKAGNGWAGMTKLLPAGVATALAVAIYIIIGPAFAAPRTGLVAYEMGLKPFIGDMGQAGLTAYTVIFFGVAMLVSMNQGKLMDAIGKYLTPVLMVLLLTLAVGIFVAPQGTMPESSGDYQNSPFVKGILEGYNTMDTLASLMFGALIVDLLRQKGINDYQSQFKYLAIAGLISAVGLSVVYVSLFRLGNTAAGVATDVSNGGAIVNAYVLSLFGQPGQLILAAIITLACFTTAVGLISACSDFFHNLTGVSYKKLVVLLGVICAVVANVGLSQLISLSIPVLVAIYPVAVALVLVTFLKGYFGRPRLVFRSVLIVAFLFGCLDGLGAAGMKMNAFAFLPLFDKGLAWLLPTLLACVVGILVRPSGELAAEAA; this is translated from the coding sequence ATGACCTTCGCGTTCTATCTGGGCGCCGGAAACATCATCTTCCCGCCATTGGCCGGTTACATGGCCGGTGAGCACCTCTCCCTGGCGATGCTGGGTTTTCTGGTGACTGCTGTGGGTCTGCCGCTTATCACCATCATTGCCGTTGCCAAGGCCGGTAACGGCTGGGCCGGTATGACCAAGCTGCTGCCTGCTGGTGTGGCAACCGCGCTGGCGGTTGCCATCTATATCATCATAGGCCCGGCCTTTGCCGCGCCCCGTACCGGTCTGGTTGCCTACGAGATGGGCCTCAAGCCGTTCATCGGTGATATGGGGCAGGCGGGTCTGACAGCCTATACCGTGATCTTCTTCGGCGTTGCCATGCTGGTCTCCATGAACCAGGGCAAACTGATGGATGCCATCGGCAAATATCTGACTCCGGTACTGATGGTACTGCTGCTGACCCTGGCGGTCGGAATATTCGTGGCGCCGCAGGGCACCATGCCGGAATCTTCCGGTGACTATCAGAACAGCCCCTTCGTAAAAGGGATCCTGGAAGGCTACAACACCATGGACACCCTGGCGTCCCTGATGTTTGGCGCCCTGATCGTCGACCTGCTGCGCCAGAAAGGCATCAACGACTACCAGAGCCAGTTTAAGTATCTGGCCATTGCCGGCCTGATCTCCGCCGTTGGTCTGAGCGTGGTATACGTTTCCCTGTTTCGTCTGGGTAATACTGCCGCCGGCGTGGCGACCGATGTCAGCAACGGTGGCGCCATCGTCAACGCTTACGTGCTGAGCCTGTTTGGTCAGCCCGGCCAACTGATCCTGGCTGCCATCATTACCTTGGCGTGCTTTACGACTGCCGTGGGTCTGATCTCCGCCTGTTCCGATTTCTTCCATAATCTGACTGGCGTGAGTTACAAGAAGCTGGTGGTGTTGCTGGGTGTAATCTGCGCCGTGGTGGCCAACGTGGGCCTGAGCCAGTTGATCAGCCTCTCCATTCCAGTGCTGGTTGCCATCTATCCGGTTGCCGTGGCGCTGGTACTGGTCACCTTCCTGAAGGGTTACTTCGGTCGTCCCCGTTTGGTATTCCGCAGTGTGCTGATCGTAGCCTTCCTGTTTGGTTGCCTGGATGGTCTGGGCGCTGCTGGTATGAAGATGAATGCGTTTGCCTTCCTGCCGCTGTTCGACAAGGGCCTTGCTTGGCTGCTGCCGACCCTGCTGGCCTGCGTCGTTGGCATCTTGGTGCGCCCAAGCGGGGAGCTGGCTGCCGAAGCGGCTTGA
- a CDS encoding proline--tRNA ligase has protein sequence MRTSQYLLSTLKETPSDAEVVSHQLMLRAGMIRKLASGMYAWLPTGLRVLKKIENIVREEMNNAGAVEVSMPVVQPAELWQESGRWDDYGPELCRLTDRHNRPFVLGPTHEEVITALVRYEVNSYKQLPLNLYQIQTKFRDEVRPRFGVMRGREFLMKDAYSFHIDKESLVDTYEKMHAAYCKAFTRMGLNFRPVQADTGSIGGTGSHEFQVLAESGEDLIAFSDTSDYAANIEMAEALAPAGERAAATAALTKVATPNVHTIDEVAAFLNVAPTAIAKTLLVLAEEDEHGKQTVIALVLRGDHELNEIKAEKLAGVANPLTFANDEQIKAAAGCDAGSIGPVGFAGRIIVDRSAAQLSDFVCGANETGFHLTGANWDRDIATYEVADLRNVVEGDPSPCGQGKLLLKRGIEVGHIFQLGTKYSEAMKASVLNEGGKSVTMEMGCYGIGVSRLVAAAIEQNNDQYGIIWPDAIAPFEVAIVPMNMHKSERVAEQAQQFYAELKAAGVDVLFDDRKERPGVMFADMELLGIPHAIVIGDRGLDNGVVEYKCRRSGEKQEVAIGDIIAMLKAKLGR, from the coding sequence ATGCGTACCAGCCAATATCTGCTTTCCACTCTCAAGGAAACCCCCTCCGACGCTGAAGTTGTCAGCCACCAGCTGATGCTGCGCGCCGGGATGATCCGTAAACTGGCCTCCGGCATGTATGCCTGGTTGCCAACCGGTCTGCGGGTACTGAAGAAAATCGAGAACATTGTTCGCGAAGAGATGAACAATGCTGGTGCCGTCGAAGTCTCCATGCCGGTGGTTCAGCCTGCCGAGCTGTGGCAGGAGTCCGGCCGCTGGGACGACTACGGTCCCGAGCTGTGCCGTCTGACCGACCGCCACAACCGTCCCTTCGTGCTGGGCCCGACCCACGAAGAGGTGATCACTGCGCTGGTGCGTTACGAAGTGAACAGCTACAAGCAGCTGCCGCTCAACCTCTACCAGATCCAGACCAAGTTCCGCGACGAAGTCCGCCCCCGTTTCGGTGTGATGCGTGGCCGCGAATTCCTGATGAAGGATGCCTACTCCTTCCACATCGACAAAGAGTCTCTGGTCGATACCTACGAGAAGATGCACGCCGCCTACTGCAAGGCGTTCACCCGCATGGGTCTGAACTTCCGTCCGGTGCAGGCCGATACCGGCTCCATCGGGGGTACCGGTTCCCACGAATTCCAGGTGCTGGCCGAGAGCGGTGAAGACTTGATCGCCTTCTCCGACACATCAGATTACGCCGCCAACATCGAGATGGCCGAAGCGCTGGCGCCGGCTGGTGAGCGCGCTGCCGCCACCGCAGCCCTGACCAAGGTTGCCACCCCGAATGTCCACACCATCGACGAAGTGGCCGCTTTCCTGAACGTGGCACCGACCGCCATCGCCAAGACCCTGCTGGTACTGGCAGAGGAAGATGAGCACGGCAAACAGACCGTCATCGCACTGGTACTGCGTGGCGACCACGAGCTGAACGAAATCAAGGCCGAGAAGCTGGCTGGCGTAGCCAACCCGCTGACCTTCGCCAACGACGAGCAGATCAAAGCGGCCGCCGGTTGCGACGCAGGCTCCATCGGCCCGGTCGGCTTTGCCGGTCGCATCATCGTCGATCGCAGCGCCGCCCAGCTGAGCGATTTTGTTTGCGGCGCCAACGAGACCGGCTTCCACCTGACCGGTGCCAACTGGGATCGCGACATCGCTACCTATGAAGTTGCCGACCTGCGCAACGTAGTAGAAGGCGACCCGAGCCCGTGCGGCCAGGGCAAGCTGCTGCTCAAGCGCGGTATCGAAGTGGGCCACATCTTCCAGCTGGGAACCAAGTACTCCGAAGCGATGAAGGCGAGCGTACTGAACGAGGGCGGCAAGTCCGTCACCATGGAGATGGGTTGCTACGGTATCGGGGTTTCCCGTCTGGTAGCGGCGGCCATCGAGCAGAACAACGACCAGTACGGCATCATCTGGCCGGACGCCATCGCTCCGTTCGAAGTGGCCATCGTGCCGATGAACATGCACAAATCCGAGCGCGTGGCCGAGCAGGCACAGCAGTTCTACGCCGAGCTGAAAGCGGCCGGTGTGGACGTACTGTTCGACGACCGTAAAGAGCGCCCGGGCGTAATGTTCGCCGACATGGAGCTGCTGGGCATCCCGCACGCCATCGTCATCGGCGATCGCGGTCTGGACAACGGCGTGGTCGAGTACAAGTGCCGCCGCTCCGGCGAGAAGCAGGAAGTGGCCATTGGCGACATCATCGCCATGCTCAAGGCCAAGCTGGGCCGTTAA
- a CDS encoding methyltransferase, producing the protein MGRSRGFTFKQFHINHDRCAMKVGTDGILLGAWAPVEQACRVLDIGTGSGLIALMLAQRSRSDCRLDAVELDINAASQARENAAASPWAERVTIIESAIQDYQAAPYDLVVSNPPYFVAGQSFSDPARALARHTGALDSRGLLAACNRLLSQNGQVALVLPTAMADEILCISAHYDLHEICYTAVITREGKEANRVLLLLGRGLSRCERGEIVIHSADGAYSDRYIQLTSPFYLKM; encoded by the coding sequence ATGGGGCGTAGTCGCGGATTTACCTTCAAACAGTTCCATATCAATCACGATCGCTGCGCCATGAAGGTCGGCACTGATGGCATCCTGCTCGGTGCCTGGGCGCCGGTTGAACAGGCGTGTCGGGTGCTCGATATCGGCACTGGCAGCGGGCTGATCGCCCTGATGCTGGCCCAGCGCAGCAGATCTGACTGCCGTCTTGATGCGGTCGAGCTGGATATTAATGCGGCCAGCCAGGCGCGGGAGAATGCGGCGGCCTCTCCCTGGGCCGAGCGGGTGACCATCATAGAGAGTGCCATTCAGGATTATCAGGCCGCCCCCTACGATCTTGTCGTCTCCAACCCCCCCTATTTTGTGGCAGGCCAGTCATTTAGCGATCCGGCGCGGGCGTTGGCCCGTCATACCGGCGCCCTCGACAGTCGCGGATTACTGGCGGCTTGCAATCGTTTGCTAAGCCAGAATGGTCAGGTGGCGCTGGTGCTGCCGACGGCGATGGCCGATGAAATTTTATGCATCTCGGCGCATTATGATCTGCATGAGATTTGTTATACAGCTGTTATCACCAGAGAGGGTAAAGAGGCAAATCGTGTTTTATTGCTACTTGGCAGAGGATTAAGCAGGTGTGAGAGGGGTGAGATTGTGATCCATTCTGCTGATGGAGCCTATTCCGACAGATATATCCAACTGACCAGCCCCTTCTATTTGAAGATGTAA
- a CDS encoding chemotaxis protein CheX, translating to MKADFVNPFLLSLLNVLSTMAQLELKPGKPKRKMDELARGDVSGLIGMVGPQTRGSLSISFEKGLALEIMRRMLGEAPANINEEVTDMVGEITNMVTGGAKRMLGEKGYEFDMATPIIVSGLNHTISHRADGTKIMMPFESDYGRATIEICFE from the coding sequence ATGAAGGCTGATTTTGTAAATCCGTTCCTGCTATCCCTGCTTAATGTGCTCTCGACCATGGCACAGCTGGAACTCAAACCGGGTAAACCGAAACGCAAGATGGATGAACTGGCGCGCGGCGATGTCTCCGGCCTGATCGGCATGGTCGGCCCGCAGACCCGCGGTTCTCTCTCCATCAGCTTCGAGAAGGGGCTGGCGCTGGAGATCATGCGTCGCATGCTGGGGGAAGCCCCCGCCAACATCAACGAAGAGGTGACCGACATGGTGGGTGAAATCACCAACATGGTAACCGGTGGCGCCAAGCGGATGCTGGGTGAGAAGGGTTACGAGTTTGATATGGCAACTCCCATCATCGTCTCCGGTCTCAACCACACCATCAGCCACCGGGCCGATGGCACCAAGATCATGATGCCGTTCGAATCAGATTACGGCCGCGCCACCATCGAAATCTGCTTCGAGTAA